The following proteins come from a genomic window of Citrobacter europaeus:
- a CDS encoding Ig-like domain=containing protein, which produces MRLLAVVSKLTGVSTNVESSEVTLSSPSIVKLSVSREEVSQLTRVNQDLVVTLRSGETITIKNFYVGKGDAQNQLVLEDSNGALWWVQDTDGAFHFQHLDDLTPLMTAEGSHEGGAVWPWVLGGIAVAGGIGLAAGGGGGGGGGGSDNNAGNGSGGNGNGNGNGNGNGNGEGNGNGEGNGGNGSGDGDGGTPPTTTPNMPDVPVITSVIDNQELITGPVNQQESTNDNTPTLQGTGPANATLHIFDNGVEIGQVTIDANGNWSFTPSSPLADGTHQFTVSASDGTGSSGMSDSWEIIVDTLAPDAPVVTQEIDNVGSITGLIANNGITDDATPTLTGTGEAGSFISISDNGILIGMVQVDDDGNWTFTPDTPLSDGVHNLTLTQTDAAGNVSAETSVPTFTVDTTPPAAAVITSVNPEGTTVTGSAEAGSLVIIIDSNNQVLGSTTVDQTGNFSIAISPSQTHGEALIAKIQDQAGNVGPDTSFNATNSGYPGVPVIVSIMDDVAPSTGPLNNNQATNDPTPTLSGTADANSTVNIYNNGVFVVSVLADTSGNWTWTSATLLPDGPHAFSATATNQSGTGGMSAAFNISIDTLPPPAPDDVSVSADGSVVTGTTEPGNTVVITDGNNVQIGSGVAGTDGAFTITINPPQTNGETITAIATDPAGNPSPPETALAPDITAPQPPANLLINPTGDQVTGTAESNSTVHILGPDGTIIGTTTAGPNGSFTATLLPPQTNGEHLVANATDAAGNTSGNSAITAPDTTAPDAPAGVIVAGDGGSVSGQAEAGSTVTVKDSNGNQIGVGQADSGGNFAVSITPSQKNGETVNVTATDSSNNESQPTSALAPDITAPGTPIITAVTDDQPMYQGPLDNGDVTNDSKPKLEGTAEAGSQVKIYDNGTLLTTVTADINGNWNYTPASALGEGAHIFTVTATDAANNASSAASWKIIVDTIAPTVPVITLVNDDVGSITGSVANNGWITNDNTPTISGTGEPGSLVSLYDGIQLLTVILVDNSGTWIYTVPGSQALSDRTHQFTVSATDAAGNVTTSPTVVSVTVDTQPPSDPVILAVTDDVGNAPIDLPTGSRSNDTLPVLKGTGTAGSTVTIYDGATPIGSTTVLPGGTWSIQLSQPLSEGLHNLSAIGTDVAGNASNAGSFTLTIDTTPPAAPVIVAGEGLIGSATLPLANGGSTKSTTPVLSGTGEPGATITVADNGTTLGNTIVQPNGTWTFTPPNALPEGPHQFTATATDVAGNTGIPSASFTLTVDNTPPAQPGAPIITDDVAPVTGVVTNGNTNDTTPTFSGTGTAGDVISVYLDGNATPLGTTKVGADGTWSFTPTTAINPDSYQVTITATDPAGNVSQPSTAVTLNIDITPPATPTISAANDNAGTVLGDIPANGTTDDSTPTVRGTGESGSIITLYNGTTVIGTTTVVNGLWSITPTTALPNGTYTLTAVATDAAGNPSGTSNSISFTVNSTPLTAPQVTDIADNVGVITGTLGNGSVTDDLSPTVSGTGTPGSTILIYDNGNLIPLNITVGADGKWSVDVPLSANVEHTLTFGAQDAAGNSLPAGNPVIITTDTQAPPAPIVTIIDNNGTLVNGTAEPGSTVIIRNGTTVLGQAVADSITGAYTVTISPAQTAGETMNAIAQDQAGNQSGETSFTASISGLPHPPTLQIIDDVPSGLTEIGNGKTTNDTQPTLQGVATAGADVHIYQNGILLITVPADASTGAWSYTIPSALADGTTWNYAVSQTVGLDTSGLSPNYAITIDTTAPLAPDITAVTDDVAPVTGNVGSGQSTNDTRPTLSGTGEIGATITVYDGGESIGTTTVNSSGNWSFTPQNALSDGIHTFTARATDAAGNQGVASAPYPITVDTGLPSAPIIVSVTDDVGVTSTLISGQATNDNTPTLAGTTEANSVVTIRDNGTVIGTTTSDGSGIWSFTPSPALGEGNHALTATVTDAAGNVSPATAPFSLLVDTLPPVVPTIVSVIDDQPGSTLLTNGQLTNDAQPTLNGITEPNAIVTIRSNGTIIGTANADGSGSWSFTPTSALAQGENIFTVTATDAAGNTSGASASFSVLVDSIAPSAPVILTVQDNTAPTTGPISNGQISNESRPALSGTGEIGATITVLSDGQPIGTTIVGAGGTWSFTPSAALGNGLHTLTVTATDSAGNTSLPSGGFTYTVDTLAPTAPVITQVADDVGPLIGNLNNGQATNDPLPTLSGTAEANSTVRIYDNGSLIGFTSADGTGAWSFTPGTQLGNGNHALTVTATDAAGNISPTSAGFNIVVDTVAPLAPTIIQAFDDVLPGTGTLSNGAFTNDTRPVLNGSAEAGARVAIYDNGTLLATVTATIDGTWEYLTTTLGNGQHVFTAIATDAAGNVSPVSGGFTINVDTIAPSVPLLVSVVDDIAGGVFNAALSNGQLTNDARPTLNGTAEAGSTVSIYDGSTLLGTAVVQSNNSWSFTPTTPLANGSHTFTVTATDAAGNTSGATPGFSVVVDTTAPTQPSISSIIDDIGPNTGPIGSNQPTNDARPTLNGITEANARVDIYDNGSFVTSVTADGSGNWNYTPATALAQGTHSFTITATDSAGNTSGMSSAAAIVVDTVAPGIPTGLAVNANGTALTGVAEPNSTVIITSSGGTVLGTATANASGNFTFTLNPPQISGQTLLVSAQDAAGNIGTAGNVLAPFTGVPPAPVIASVFDDVGTITGPVAAGKTTNDTLPTLSGTAQANAIVSLFNNGVLMGTTTADGNGLWSFTPSGALSEGNHAFTATATNANGASGLSGSFSVIVDTTPPLAPTILISADGGTVSGVAEAGSTVTISLPGGTSVTAIANSSGVYSVNLPVRQIEGQSLSATATDAAGNTSSPTSALAPVLPLLAEDNVTSLPLQTDVTVSTEHQSDYGFLLVNALGNVANVLGNDTASVNFSIASGGSGSITINAAATGVVLSLLNTLEVVIQRFDTGLNAWVTVVDTGKPDFASLLTLGASGVTLNYSGLTGGDYRVVSYNTNLLATGAYTSLDVSVVKASAGTIIGGTTESGNIITDTDPANGQDNAPSGTLVTAITDGNGNVVNIPAGGIDVQGKYGILHINQNGSYTYTLTNTSISVYGRSESFTYTLTHGSDHSSAKLVVTLGQAPTTSTVTAADDVAALTYGTQVNAVDHGTSQQTGFTLANVGLGNVLDVSLVNGLTNPIKFNVDDGATRTLTVKASVLGVTVGGFDLYVYRFNESIQQYEQFRVKPNWVTALLGGSSTDYTITLPGGDYLFLLNASGGLTLLTGYTLDIKADHTYAVDSLTATTNGNLLVNDSAPANTVITEVNGVAVSGTGTTSINGQYGTLTIDARGNYTYTLRSGLGADGINTPDSFVYKVRAPNGDTGSASLNITATPQALDAVNDISSQMAVTTQADTSRSFTDNSVGNASWSAQLLSPTSQNGTGVIEVATGTAVQNAILHFNVASGLTLGGLTVTWALYDSNNVKIAGNSFNGGLLIGGNIDIALSGVVLHPGNYRLDYTGSVGALGLGNITITPSVKGTIIDLQNFETSTANSVTGNIYDGDHIASVHTLLTVNGTGGSAATLDPLSSTTSAIINGLYGKLTIGIDGHYTYALNSDVSLSTIVTKETFTYTLNDQNGHTDTATLTINMNPQVVSTVDADRLTGSAYGDTLIYHLLNANDATGGNGTADTWTNFSLAQGDKIDIGDLLVGWNGQNATLGNYLTVTTSGNNTVIAIDRDGTGNTYHSTNLITLENVHTTLDELVQQNHIVP; this is translated from the coding sequence ATGCGTCTACTCGCCGTTGTATCAAAATTAACTGGCGTTTCCACAAATGTTGAATCCTCTGAAGTTACGCTCAGTTCGCCTTCTATCGTGAAACTGTCGGTGTCACGTGAGGAGGTGAGCCAACTGACACGCGTTAATCAGGACTTGGTTGTCACACTCCGCTCAGGTGAAACCATCACCATTAAAAACTTCTATGTCGGAAAAGGTGATGCGCAAAACCAGCTTGTTCTGGAAGACAGCAATGGCGCGCTATGGTGGGTTCAGGATACTGACGGGGCATTCCATTTCCAGCATCTGGACGATCTCACTCCGCTGATGACGGCCGAAGGTAGCCATGAAGGCGGCGCCGTCTGGCCGTGGGTTCTTGGCGGGATCGCGGTCGCGGGCGGAATTGGCCTTGCTGCGGGTGGTGGTGGCGGTGGCGGCGGTGGAGGAAGTGATAATAACGCCGGGAACGGTAGTGGTGGGAACGGCAATGGCAATGGCAATGGCAATGGCAATGGCAACGGTGAAGGTAACGGCAATGGTGAAGGTAACGGTGGGAACGGTAGTGGCGACGGCGATGGTGGCACACCGCCAACGACAACCCCTAACATGCCTGACGTACCCGTTATTACCAGCGTAATCGATAACCAGGAGCTGATTACTGGTCCTGTTAATCAGCAGGAATCCACCAACGATAATACGCCCACTCTGCAGGGCACCGGTCCCGCAAATGCCACATTGCATATTTTTGATAACGGCGTCGAAATAGGCCAGGTCACTATCGATGCCAACGGCAACTGGTCGTTTACGCCATCATCTCCGCTCGCAGACGGTACCCACCAGTTTACCGTCAGTGCATCAGACGGTACGGGCAGCAGCGGCATGTCGGACAGCTGGGAGATTATTGTCGATACGCTTGCCCCCGACGCCCCTGTGGTCACGCAGGAAATCGATAATGTTGGTTCCATCACCGGTCTTATCGCCAATAACGGCATAACCGACGATGCCACGCCAACTCTCACAGGCACAGGCGAAGCAGGTAGTTTTATCAGCATTTCTGATAATGGCATTCTGATTGGCATGGTTCAGGTGGATGACGATGGTAACTGGACGTTTACACCGGACACGCCGCTCAGCGACGGCGTTCACAATCTGACGCTGACGCAAACTGACGCCGCGGGTAACGTCAGCGCGGAAACGAGCGTGCCGACATTCACAGTTGATACTACCCCGCCTGCCGCCGCGGTCATTACTTCCGTTAATCCGGAAGGTACAACAGTAACCGGGAGCGCGGAAGCGGGAAGCCTGGTCATTATTATCGACAGCAATAATCAGGTTTTAGGTTCAACCACCGTTGATCAAACCGGTAATTTCTCGATCGCGATTTCTCCCTCACAGACGCACGGTGAAGCCCTGATCGCGAAGATTCAGGACCAGGCAGGCAACGTCGGGCCAGACACGTCCTTCAATGCCACCAACTCTGGCTACCCGGGCGTACCCGTTATCGTCAGCATTATGGATGATGTTGCCCCTTCAACCGGACCATTGAACAATAATCAGGCCACTAACGACCCAACGCCTACGCTCTCGGGTACTGCGGATGCCAACAGCACGGTTAATATTTATAACAACGGGGTGTTTGTTGTAAGCGTGCTTGCCGATACCAGCGGCAACTGGACCTGGACCTCCGCTACGCTCTTGCCTGACGGCCCACACGCCTTCAGCGCCACGGCGACAAACCAGTCAGGGACAGGAGGCATGTCGGCGGCATTTAATATCAGCATTGACACTCTGCCACCGCCAGCGCCGGACGATGTCAGCGTTTCCGCTGATGGTAGCGTCGTCACCGGGACAACTGAGCCGGGCAATACCGTAGTTATTACCGACGGCAATAATGTTCAGATCGGCAGCGGCGTCGCCGGAACGGATGGCGCATTTACCATTACCATTAACCCGCCACAGACCAATGGCGAAACCATTACCGCTATCGCCACCGATCCAGCCGGAAACCCAAGCCCACCGGAAACTGCACTTGCGCCAGACATCACGGCCCCGCAGCCGCCGGCTAACTTGCTGATAAATCCCACTGGCGATCAGGTTACCGGCACAGCAGAATCCAATAGCACGGTACATATTCTGGGCCCAGATGGCACAATTATTGGAACGACAACCGCCGGCCCGAACGGAAGTTTCACCGCCACGCTGCTTCCGCCGCAGACCAACGGAGAACATCTTGTCGCCAACGCGACGGATGCGGCTGGCAATACCAGCGGCAACAGCGCGATTACCGCACCGGATACCACGGCACCTGATGCGCCTGCTGGCGTTATCGTCGCCGGTGACGGCGGGTCTGTGAGTGGACAAGCTGAAGCGGGAAGCACCGTCACCGTCAAAGACAGCAACGGTAATCAGATTGGTGTAGGCCAGGCTGACAGCGGCGGCAACTTCGCCGTGTCGATTACGCCATCGCAAAAGAACGGCGAAACGGTAAACGTCACCGCAACGGACAGCAGCAATAATGAGAGTCAGCCGACTTCGGCGCTGGCGCCGGATATCACAGCCCCCGGAACGCCCATCATTACCGCCGTGACGGATGACCAGCCCATGTACCAGGGCCCTCTCGATAACGGCGACGTCACTAACGACAGCAAACCTAAACTGGAAGGCACCGCCGAAGCAGGTTCTCAGGTCAAAATTTACGATAACGGCACCCTGCTGACGACCGTTACCGCTGATATCAACGGTAACTGGAACTATACGCCAGCCTCGGCGCTGGGCGAGGGCGCTCACATCTTCACGGTGACAGCCACAGACGCCGCGAATAACGCCAGCAGCGCGGCAAGCTGGAAAATTATTGTCGATACCATTGCCCCAACAGTTCCAGTGATAACGTTGGTTAACGATGATGTTGGCAGCATTACGGGTAGTGTGGCAAACAACGGTTGGATCACCAACGACAATACGCCAACCATCTCGGGTACTGGTGAACCAGGTTCACTGGTGAGCCTGTACGATGGCATTCAGCTGTTGACGGTAATTCTTGTCGACAACTCGGGTACCTGGATCTATACCGTTCCGGGAAGTCAGGCGCTCAGCGATCGCACCCATCAGTTTACGGTATCGGCAACCGATGCCGCCGGTAATGTCACCACCTCACCCACAGTGGTCAGCGTTACCGTAGATACCCAACCGCCAAGCGATCCTGTCATTTTGGCTGTGACCGACGACGTTGGGAATGCGCCTATCGATCTACCTACCGGAAGCCGTTCAAACGATACCTTGCCAGTGCTGAAAGGTACCGGAACAGCCGGTTCTACGGTCACCATCTATGATGGGGCTACGCCAATTGGAAGCACGACTGTTTTACCCGGAGGCACCTGGAGTATTCAACTCAGCCAACCGCTCAGCGAAGGCTTACACAATTTATCCGCTATCGGAACGGACGTTGCAGGCAACGCCAGCAACGCCGGGAGCTTTACGTTAACCATCGATACCACGCCGCCAGCCGCACCGGTTATCGTCGCCGGGGAGGGACTGATAGGCAGCGCCACTCTCCCCCTGGCAAACGGCGGCAGTACGAAAAGTACCACCCCTGTTCTTTCGGGGACTGGCGAGCCGGGAGCTACCATCACCGTTGCAGATAACGGCACAACGTTGGGTAACACCATCGTCCAGCCTAATGGTACATGGACATTTACGCCGCCAAATGCGCTTCCTGAAGGACCGCATCAATTCACCGCCACAGCGACTGACGTTGCGGGCAACACCGGGATCCCGTCGGCAAGCTTTACCCTGACGGTAGACAATACGCCTCCCGCACAGCCTGGCGCGCCCATCATTACCGACGATGTGGCTCCGGTTACGGGTGTCGTGACGAATGGCAACACTAATGACACCACGCCAACCTTTAGCGGTACCGGTACAGCAGGTGATGTTATTTCGGTGTATCTCGATGGCAACGCTACGCCGCTGGGCACCACCAAGGTTGGTGCGGACGGCACATGGAGCTTTACGCCGACCACGGCTATTAACCCGGACAGTTATCAGGTCACCATCACCGCAACCGATCCGGCAGGCAACGTCAGCCAGCCGTCGACTGCCGTCACCCTGAACATTGATATTACGCCTCCGGCAACACCTACGATCTCTGCTGCAAATGACAACGCAGGCACTGTTCTGGGAGATATCCCAGCAAACGGCACAACCGATGACAGTACGCCAACTGTGCGCGGAACCGGGGAGAGCGGCTCGATCATTACGCTGTATAACGGCACTACCGTCATAGGCACTACTACCGTAGTAAATGGTTTGTGGAGCATCACACCGACGACGGCGCTGCCCAACGGCACCTACACGCTGACGGCAGTCGCCACCGATGCTGCAGGCAACCCCAGCGGCACCTCAAACAGCATTTCGTTTACGGTGAATTCGACACCGCTTACCGCCCCGCAGGTGACGGATATTGCAGATAACGTCGGCGTGATTACCGGTACACTCGGCAATGGAAGCGTGACGGACGATCTCTCCCCCACCGTCAGCGGAACGGGAACTCCGGGCAGTACGATCCTAATCTATGATAATGGCAATCTCATCCCGCTAAACATCACGGTAGGAGCCGATGGTAAATGGAGCGTGGACGTTCCGCTTTCTGCCAATGTGGAACATACGCTGACCTTTGGCGCACAGGATGCGGCAGGTAATAGCCTCCCGGCGGGCAACCCGGTAATTATAACAACCGATACGCAAGCGCCACCTGCCCCCATCGTAACCATCATAGATAATAACGGTACGCTGGTGAACGGGACAGCCGAACCGGGCAGCACCGTCATCATCAGAAATGGCACCACGGTCCTCGGCCAGGCCGTTGCTGACAGCATTACCGGCGCTTACACCGTCACGATTTCACCGGCTCAGACGGCGGGTGAAACAATGAACGCGATCGCTCAGGATCAGGCGGGCAACCAAAGCGGAGAAACATCGTTTACCGCCTCTATCTCGGGCCTTCCACACCCACCGACTTTGCAAATCATCGACGATGTTCCTTCCGGTTTAACTGAAATTGGTAACGGAAAAACGACCAATGACACGCAGCCAACCTTACAAGGCGTGGCAACAGCCGGCGCTGATGTACATATCTACCAAAACGGAATTCTGCTGATCACCGTCCCGGCTGACGCGAGTACCGGTGCCTGGAGCTACACCATCCCCAGCGCGCTGGCGGACGGCACGACCTGGAACTACGCGGTCTCTCAAACGGTTGGACTCGACACCAGCGGCCTGTCGCCAAACTATGCCATTACCATCGATACCACCGCGCCGCTCGCGCCAGACATCACCGCCGTTACTGATGACGTGGCTCCGGTGACGGGCAATGTCGGCAGTGGACAAAGCACCAACGACACGCGTCCTACGTTGAGTGGTACTGGCGAAATTGGGGCGACCATTACGGTTTATGACGGCGGCGAGTCCATCGGAACCACGACCGTAAACAGCAGCGGAAACTGGAGCTTTACCCCGCAGAATGCCCTGAGCGACGGTATTCACACCTTTACCGCGCGCGCCACCGACGCCGCCGGAAACCAGGGAGTTGCATCTGCCCCATACCCGATTACGGTTGATACGGGCCTGCCTTCGGCGCCGATCATTGTGTCAGTAACCGATGATGTAGGTGTAACGTCCACGCTCATTTCCGGGCAGGCAACCAACGATAATACGCCAACCCTGGCAGGTACCACCGAAGCCAATAGCGTAGTCACCATCCGCGATAACGGCACGGTGATTGGCACAACCACCAGCGACGGAAGCGGCATCTGGAGCTTTACGCCTTCTCCGGCGCTCGGCGAGGGCAATCACGCGTTGACCGCCACGGTCACGGACGCTGCTGGTAACGTCAGCCCGGCAACAGCGCCATTCTCGCTGTTGGTCGACACACTCCCACCAGTAGTGCCAACGATTGTGTCAGTTATCGACGATCAACCGGGAAGCACTCTGCTGACCAACGGCCAACTGACCAATGATGCCCAACCCACGCTGAATGGCATTACCGAACCCAATGCCATTGTCACTATTCGCAGTAATGGTACGATCATCGGCACCGCAAATGCCGATGGCTCCGGTAGCTGGAGCTTCACCCCTACCAGCGCGCTGGCTCAGGGCGAAAATATCTTTACCGTGACGGCGACGGACGCGGCTGGCAACACCAGTGGAGCCTCCGCCTCGTTCAGCGTTCTGGTCGATTCAATTGCCCCATCAGCACCGGTAATTCTGACCGTTCAGGACAATACCGCGCCGACAACCGGGCCTATCTCCAACGGGCAAATCAGCAACGAAAGTCGCCCGGCGCTCAGCGGTACCGGTGAAATTGGCGCGACCATTACCGTGCTGAGCGATGGTCAACCCATTGGCACCACCATCGTCGGCGCAGGCGGAACCTGGAGTTTTACGCCCTCCGCGGCATTAGGTAACGGCCTGCATACTCTGACCGTCACGGCTACAGATAGCGCTGGCAATACCAGTCTGCCTTCTGGCGGCTTTACCTACACCGTCGATACTTTGGCACCGACAGCACCGGTGATTACTCAGGTTGCAGATGATGTCGGCCCGCTGATCGGTAATCTGAACAACGGTCAGGCCACGAACGATCCACTTCCGACACTTAGCGGTACGGCGGAAGCCAATTCCACGGTGAGAATTTACGATAACGGATCGTTAATCGGCTTTACTTCCGCGGATGGTACGGGCGCCTGGAGCTTCACACCTGGAACCCAGCTTGGCAACGGTAACCACGCGCTGACGGTAACAGCCACCGACGCGGCCGGAAATATCAGCCCAACGTCTGCAGGATTTAACATCGTTGTGGATACCGTCGCCCCGCTTGCGCCAACGATTATCCAGGCTTTTGATGACGTGTTGCCGGGAACCGGAACGCTGTCGAACGGAGCCTTTACCAACGACACCCGCCCCGTACTCAACGGCTCAGCGGAAGCCGGTGCCCGGGTAGCCATCTACGATAATGGCACGCTGCTGGCAACGGTGACTGCGACGATAGACGGCACCTGGGAATATCTGACCACCACACTTGGCAACGGCCAGCATGTGTTTACCGCCATCGCCACCGACGCTGCCGGGAACGTGAGTCCTGTCTCAGGCGGGTTTACTATTAATGTCGACACCATTGCGCCATCCGTCCCACTGCTGGTCTCTGTAGTGGATGATATCGCAGGCGGCGTGTTCAATGCGGCGCTCAGCAACGGACAGTTGACCAACGATGCGCGCCCGACGCTGAACGGCACCGCCGAGGCAGGCAGCACCGTCAGCATCTACGACGGAAGCACCCTGCTGGGTACCGCTGTGGTGCAAAGCAATAACAGTTGGTCGTTTACCCCAACCACACCGCTGGCGAATGGATCGCACACCTTCACCGTCACCGCCACCGATGCGGCGGGCAACACCAGCGGCGCGACGCCAGGCTTTAGCGTGGTGGTCGACACCACGGCGCCGACGCAGCCTTCGATCAGCAGCATTATTGATGATATTGGGCCAAATACCGGGCCGATTGGCAGCAATCAGCCAACTAACGACGCGCGCCCAACGTTAAACGGCATCACGGAAGCCAACGCGCGGGTTGATATTTATGATAACGGCAGTTTTGTCACCAGCGTGACGGCGGATGGTAGCGGCAACTGGAACTACACCCCGGCTACCGCGCTGGCGCAAGGCACCCATTCCTTTACCATCACCGCAACGGACAGTGCGGGTAATACCAGTGGCATGTCGTCTGCGGCCGCGATCGTGGTCGATACCGTTGCCCCGGGGATCCCAACCGGGCTGGCGGTAAACGCCAACGGCACCGCGCTCACCGGCGTTGCCGAGCCAAACAGCACGGTCATTATTACCTCCAGCGGCGGAACGGTGCTCGGCACGGCAACCGCCAATGCCTCCGGTAATTTCACCTTCACGCTGAACCCACCGCAAATCAGTGGGCAAACGCTGCTGGTTAGCGCACAAGATGCCGCAGGCAACATCGGCACGGCGGGTAACGTGCTGGCACCGTTTACCGGCGTACCGCCTGCGCCTGTTATTGCCAGCGTGTTCGATGACGTCGGCACGATCACGGGGCCGGTCGCGGCGGGCAAAACCACCAATGACACCCTGCCAACCCTTAGCGGAACAGCGCAGGCTAACGCCATCGTCAGCCTGTTCAACAACGGCGTACTAATGGGCACCACAACCGCAGACGGTAACGGGCTGTGGAGCTTTACCCCATCCGGCGCGCTCAGTGAAGGTAACCACGCGTTTACCGCCACTGCAACCAACGCCAACGGTGCAAGTGGGTTGTCCGGTTCGTTCAGCGTGATTGTGGACACCACGCCACCGCTCGCGCCAACAATACTGATCAGCGCCGATGGCGGTACCGTCAGCGGCGTCGCCGAAGCGGGAAGCACGGTCACCATTTCTCTGCCCGGCGGCACCAGCGTGACGGCAATCGCCAACAGCAGCGGTGTCTACAGCGTAAACCTGCCGGTTCGCCAGATTGAAGGACAGTCGCTGTCCGCCACGGCGACCGATGCGGCGGGAAATACCTCATCGCCGACAAGCGCTCTCGCACCGGTATTGCCGCTGCTGGCGGAAGACAATGTCACCAGCCTGCCGCTACAAACCGATGTGACCGTCAGCACCGAGCATCAAAGCGATTATGGCTTCCTGTTGGTCAATGCGCTGGGGAATGTCGCCAACGTACTGGGGAACGATACGGCAAGCGTGAATTTCAGCATCGCTTCTGGCGGCAGTGGATCCATTACAATCAATGCCGCTGCGACCGGCGTGGTGCTGTCACTGCTGAACACGCTTGAAGTCGTTATCCAGCGCTTTGACACTGGGCTGAATGCCTGGGTGACAGTGGTGGATACCGGGAAACCAGACTTCGCCAGCCTGCTCACCCTGGGCGCCTCGGGCGTAACGCTCAATTACAGCGGGCTGACTGGCGGTGATTACCGCGTGGTCAGCTACAACACCAACCTGCTGGCGACCGGGGCATACACCAGCCTTGATGTCTCAGTGGTAAAAGCCAGCGCAGGGACCATCATCGGTGGTACCACGGAATCCGGGAATATCATCACCGATACCGATCCCGCCAACGGGCAGGATAACGCGCCTTCCGGCACGCTGGTCACCGCCATCACCGACGGTAACGGCAACGTTGTGAACATCCCGGCAGGCGGCATTGATGTGCAAGGGAAATACGGTATTCTGCATATCAATCAGAACGGTAGCTACACCTATACCCTGACCAATACGTCAATCTCGGTGTATGGTCGTTCTGAAAGTTTCACCTACACGCTGACGCATGGCAGCGATCACTCCTCGGCAAAACTGGTGGTAACGCTCGGCCAGGCTCCAACCACCAGTACGGTAACCGCGGCAGACGATGTAGCTGCGCTGACTTACGGGACGCAGGTCAACGCAGTTGATCATGGCACATCACAGCAAACCGGGTTCACGCTCGCCAACGTCGGACTGGGTAATGTGCTGGATGTCAGCCTGGTTAACGGTTTAACCAATCCGATCAAATTTAACGTAGATGACGGCGCAACCCGCACGCTAACCGTCAAGGCCAGCGTGCTCGGCGTCACGGTGGGCGGTTTTGATCTCTATGTTTATCGCTTCAACGAGTCTATTCAGCAGTATGAACAGTTCCGCGTGAAACCTAACTGGGTCACGGCGCTGTTAGGTGGTAGCTCAACGGACTACACCATCACCCTGCCGGGCGGTGACTATCTGTTCCTGCTTAACGCCTCCGGCGGTCTGACGCTGCTGACCGGTTACACCCTGGATATTAAGGCGGATCACACCTACGCCGTCGACAGTCTGACAGCGACAACCAATGGAAACCTGCTGGTCAACGATTCGGCTCCGGCCAATACCGTTATTACCGAAGTGAATGGTGTCGCCGTTAGCGGCACCGGCACTACCAGCATTAACGGGCAGTACGGCACGCTGACTATCGATGCGAGAGGGAACTACACCTACACGCTGAGAAGCGGACTGGGCGCAGACGGTATCAACACGCCGGACAGCTTCGTGTATAAGGTCAGAGCGCCAAATGGCGATACCGGCAGCGCATCGCTGAACATTACGGCAACCCCACAGGCGCTGGATGCCGTAAACGACATCAGCAGCCAGATGGCGGTCACCACCCAGGCTGATACATCCAGGTCGTTTACCGACAACAGCGTTGGTAACGCCAGCTGGAGCGCCCAACTCCTTTCACCCACCTCACAAAATGGTACTGGCGTCATTGAAGTCGCGACGGGAACGGCGGTGCAAAACGCCATACTGCATTTTAACGTCGCTTCAGGTCTGACGCTGGGCGGACTGACCGTCACCTGGGCGCTGTATGACAGCAACAACGTCAAGATTGCCGGTAACTCATTCAATGGCGGATTGCTGATTGGCGGCAATATCGATATTGCCCTCAGCGGGGTAGTACTGCACCCCGGCAACTATCGCCTCGACTATACCGGCAGCGTCGGGGCTCTGGGGCTGGGGAATATCACCATCACCCCCAGCGTGAAAGGCACGATAATCGATCTGCAAAACTTCGAGACTTCAACAGCGAACAGCGTCACCGGCAATATTTATGACGGAGACCATATTGCCAGCGTGCATACCT